In Phocoena phocoena chromosome 3, mPhoPho1.1, whole genome shotgun sequence, a single window of DNA contains:
- the MPND gene encoding MPN domain-containing protein: MAAPEPLSPAGGAGEEAPDEDEAEAEDSERPGASSGARSGGGGGGGGAGPGSCGGPGGALTRRAVTLRVLLKDALLEPGAGVLSIYYLGKKFVGDLQPDGRIVWQETGQVFNSPSAWATHCKKLVNPAKKSGCGWASVKYKGQKLDKYKAAWLRRNQLHIPAAAADESPASEGEEEELMMEEEEEEVLTGASAEDKSRRPPVKGPSEPVHPEATPPGKRVENKIRVPVRYCMLGSRDSARNPHTLVEVTSFAAINKFQPFNVAISSNVLFLLDFHSHLTRSQVVGYLGGRWDINSQMLTVLRAFPCRSRLGDADTAAAMEEEIYQSLLLRGLSLVGWYHSHPYSPALPSLQDIDAQMDYQLRLQGSSNGFQPCLALLCSPYYSGNPGPESKISPFWVMPPPEQRPSDYGIPMDVEMAYVQDGFLTNDVLHEMMLLVEFYKGAPDLVRFQEPWNQEHTYLDKLKISLASRTPKDQGLCHVLEQVYSVLRQGS, translated from the exons atggcag CTCCAGAGCCGCTGTCCCCCGCGGGCGGCGCGGGCGAGGAGGCGCCGGACGAGGACGAGGCGGAGGCCGAGGACTCTGAGCGGCCGGGGGCATCGAGTGGCGCGCGCAGcggaggcggcggcggtggcggcggggcCGGGCCAGGGAGCTGCGGCGGGCCGGGTGGCGCGCTCACCAGGCGCGCGGTTACGCTGCGGGTGCTCCTCAAAGACGCGCTGCTGGAGCCCGGCGCCGGGGTGCTGTCCATCTACTATCTG GGGAAGAAGTTCGTGGGAGACCTGCAGCCCGATGGGAGGATTGTATGGCAGGAAACGGGCCAGGTGTTCAACTCACCCAGCGCCTGGGCCACCCATTGCAAGAAGCTGGTGAACCCAGCCAAGAAGTCTGGCTGTGGCTGGGCCTCTGTCAAGTACAAGGGCCAGAAACTGGACAAGTACAAGGCTGCCTGGCTCCGGCGAAACCAGCTCCATATACCTGCAGCTGCCGCTGATGAG AGCCCGGCCAgcgaaggagaggaggaggagctaatgatggaggaagaggaggaggaggttcTGACAGGAGCCTCAGCGGAAGACAAGAGTCGGAGACCACCGGTGAAGGGCCCCTCGGAGCCTGTCCACCCTg AGGCCACGCCCCCAGGGAAAAGGGTGGAAAACAAGATCCGGGTGCCTGTGCGCTACTGCATGCTGGGAAGTCGAGACTCTGCCAG GAACCCGCACACCCTGGTGGAAGTAACATCCTTCGCAGCTATCAACAAGTTCCAGCCGTTCAACGTGGCCATCTCTAGCAACGTGCTGTTCCTGCTG gactTCCACAGCCACCTGACCCGCAGCCAGGTCGTGGGGTACCTGGGCGGCCGCTGGGACATCAACAGTCAGA TGCTCACGGTGCTGAGAGCCTTCCCCTGTCGGAGCCGGCTGGGGGACGCGGATACCGCGGCCGCCATGGAAGAGGAG ATTTACCAGAGCCTGCTCCTGCGGGGCCTGTCCCTGGTGGGCTGGTACCATAGCCACCCGTACAGCCCGGCCCTGCCGTCGCTGCAGGACATCGATGCACAGATGGACTACCAGCTGCGGCTGCAGGGCTCCAGCAATGGCTTCCAGCCCTGCCTCGCCCTGCTCTGCT ccccttacTATTCTGGTAACCCGGGCCCAGAGTCCAAGATCTCGCCCTTCTGGGTGATGCCGCCCCCTGAG CAAAGACCCAGTGACTATGGCATCCCCATGGACGTGGAAATGGCCTACGTCCAGGATGGCTTCCTGACTAATGACGTCCTTCATGAGATG ATGCTGCTGGTGGAGTTCTACAAGGGCGCCCCTGACCTCGTCAGGTTCCAGGAGCCTTGGAACCAGGAGCACACCTACCTCGACAAGCTCAAG ATCTCCCTGGCCAGCAGGACGCCCAAGGATCAGGGCCTGTGCCACGTGCTGGAGCAGGTTTACAGCGTCCTCAGGCAGGGGAGCTGA
- the SH3GL1 gene encoding endophilin-A2 isoform X2 encodes MEKKVDVTSKAVTEVLARTIEYLQPNPASRAKLTMLNTVSKIRGQVKNPGYPQSEGLLGECMIRHGKELGGESNFGDALLDAGESMKRLAEVKDSLDIEVKQNFIDPLQNLCDKDLKEIQHHLKKLEGRRLDFDYKKKRQGKIPDEELRQAMEKFEESKEVAETSMHNLLETDIEQVSQLSALVDAQLDYHRQAVQILDELADKLKRRMREASSRPKREYKPKPRERGGGEGRGEEATSPCAPTGAGDSLDLPPPPAPLDQPSCKALYDFEPENDGELGFHEGDIITLTNQIDENWYEGMLHGQSGFFPLSYVEVLVPLPQ; translated from the exons ATGGAGAAG AAGGTGGATGTTACCAGCAAGGCCGTGACAGAAGTGTTGGCCAGAACCATCGAGTATCTGCAACCCAACCCAG CCTCTCGGGCCAAGCTGACGATGCTCAACACGGTGTCCAAGATCCGAGGGCAGGTGAAGAACCCTGGCTACCCGCAGTCGGAGGGCCTGCTGGGCGAGTGCATGATCCGCCATGGGAAGGAGCTGGGCGGCGAATCCAACTTCG GCGACGCCCTGCTGGATGCTGGGGAGTCCATGAAGCGCCTGGCTGAGGTGAAGGACTCCCTGGATATAGAGGTGAAGCAGAACTTCATCGATCCCCTCCAGAACCTGTGCGACAAGGACCTGAAGGAGATCCAG CACCACCTGAAGAAGCTGGAGGGCCGCCGCCTGGACTTTGACTACAAGAAAAAGCGGCAGGGCAAGATCCCCGATGAGGAGCTGCGCCAGGCCATGGAGAAGTTTGAGGAGTCCAAGGAGGTGGCCGAGACCAGCATGCACAACCTTCTGGAGACTGAC ATCGAGCAGGTGAGCCAGCTCTCCGCCCTGGTGGATGCCCAACTGGACTACCACCGGCAGGCCGTGCAGATCCTGGACGAGCTGGCTGACAAGCTCAAGCGAAG GATGCGCGAAGCCTCTTCGCGCCCCAAGCGGGAGTATAAGCCCAAGCCCCGGGAAC ggggtgggggggagggcaggggagaggaggcGACATCCCCCTGCGCACCCACAGGGGCAGGTGACAGCCTggacctccccccgcccccagctccccTGGACCAGCCGAGCTGCAAGGCCCTGTATGACTTTGAGCCTGAGAACGACGGGGAGCTGGGCTTCCACGAGGGCGACATCATCACGCTGACCAATCAGATCGACGAGAACTGGTATGAGGGCATGCTCCACGGCCAGTCTGGCTTCTTCCCCCTCAGCTACGTGGAGGTGCTAGTGCCGCTGCCCCAGTGA
- the SH3GL1 gene encoding endophilin-A2 isoform X3 — MEKKVDVTSKAVTEVLARTIEYLQPNPASRAKLTMLNTVSKIRGQVKNPGYPQSEGLLGECMIRHGKELGGESNFGDALLDAGESMKRLAEVKDSLDIEVKQNFIDPLQNLCDKDLKEIQHHLKKLEGRRLDFDYKKKRQGKIPDEELRQAMEKFEESKEVAETSMHNLLETDIEQVSQLSALVDAQLDYHRQAVQILDELADKLKRRMREASSRPKREYKPKPREPLDLGEPEQSNGGFPCATAPKITGAPLDQPSCKALYDFEPENDGELGFHEGDIITLTNQIDENWYEGMLHGQSGFFPLSYVEVLVPLPQ; from the exons ATGGAGAAG AAGGTGGATGTTACCAGCAAGGCCGTGACAGAAGTGTTGGCCAGAACCATCGAGTATCTGCAACCCAACCCAG CCTCTCGGGCCAAGCTGACGATGCTCAACACGGTGTCCAAGATCCGAGGGCAGGTGAAGAACCCTGGCTACCCGCAGTCGGAGGGCCTGCTGGGCGAGTGCATGATCCGCCATGGGAAGGAGCTGGGCGGCGAATCCAACTTCG GCGACGCCCTGCTGGATGCTGGGGAGTCCATGAAGCGCCTGGCTGAGGTGAAGGACTCCCTGGATATAGAGGTGAAGCAGAACTTCATCGATCCCCTCCAGAACCTGTGCGACAAGGACCTGAAGGAGATCCAG CACCACCTGAAGAAGCTGGAGGGCCGCCGCCTGGACTTTGACTACAAGAAAAAGCGGCAGGGCAAGATCCCCGATGAGGAGCTGCGCCAGGCCATGGAGAAGTTTGAGGAGTCCAAGGAGGTGGCCGAGACCAGCATGCACAACCTTCTGGAGACTGAC ATCGAGCAGGTGAGCCAGCTCTCCGCCCTGGTGGATGCCCAACTGGACTACCACCGGCAGGCCGTGCAGATCCTGGACGAGCTGGCTGACAAGCTCAAGCGAAG GATGCGCGAAGCCTCTTCGCGCCCCAAGCGGGAGTATAAGCCCAAGCCCCGGGAACCCTTGGACCTCGGAGAGCCTGAGCAGTCCAACGGGGGCTTCCCCTGTGCCACGGCCCCCAAGATCACAG ggg ctccccTGGACCAGCCGAGCTGCAAGGCCCTGTATGACTTTGAGCCTGAGAACGACGGGGAGCTGGGCTTCCACGAGGGCGACATCATCACGCTGACCAATCAGATCGACGAGAACTGGTATGAGGGCATGCTCCACGGCCAGTCTGGCTTCTTCCCCCTCAGCTACGTGGAGGTGCTAGTGCCGCTGCCCCAGTGA
- the SH3GL1 gene encoding endophilin-A2 isoform X1: MEKKVDVTSKAVTEVLARTIEYLQPNPASRAKLTMLNTVSKIRGQVKNPGYPQSEGLLGECMIRHGKELGGESNFGDALLDAGESMKRLAEVKDSLDIEVKQNFIDPLQNLCDKDLKEIQHHLKKLEGRRLDFDYKKKRQGKIPDEELRQAMEKFEESKEVAETSMHNLLETDIEQVSQLSALVDAQLDYHRQAVQILDELADKLKRRMREASSRPKREYKPKPREPLDLGEPEQSNGGFPCATAPKITASSSFRSSDKPTRTPSSRSMPPLDQPSCKALYDFEPENDGELGFHEGDIITLTNQIDENWYEGMLHGQSGFFPLSYVEVLVPLPQ, translated from the exons ATGGAGAAG AAGGTGGATGTTACCAGCAAGGCCGTGACAGAAGTGTTGGCCAGAACCATCGAGTATCTGCAACCCAACCCAG CCTCTCGGGCCAAGCTGACGATGCTCAACACGGTGTCCAAGATCCGAGGGCAGGTGAAGAACCCTGGCTACCCGCAGTCGGAGGGCCTGCTGGGCGAGTGCATGATCCGCCATGGGAAGGAGCTGGGCGGCGAATCCAACTTCG GCGACGCCCTGCTGGATGCTGGGGAGTCCATGAAGCGCCTGGCTGAGGTGAAGGACTCCCTGGATATAGAGGTGAAGCAGAACTTCATCGATCCCCTCCAGAACCTGTGCGACAAGGACCTGAAGGAGATCCAG CACCACCTGAAGAAGCTGGAGGGCCGCCGCCTGGACTTTGACTACAAGAAAAAGCGGCAGGGCAAGATCCCCGATGAGGAGCTGCGCCAGGCCATGGAGAAGTTTGAGGAGTCCAAGGAGGTGGCCGAGACCAGCATGCACAACCTTCTGGAGACTGAC ATCGAGCAGGTGAGCCAGCTCTCCGCCCTGGTGGATGCCCAACTGGACTACCACCGGCAGGCCGTGCAGATCCTGGACGAGCTGGCTGACAAGCTCAAGCGAAG GATGCGCGAAGCCTCTTCGCGCCCCAAGCGGGAGTATAAGCCCAAGCCCCGGGAACCCTTGGACCTCGGAGAGCCTGAGCAGTCCAACGGGGGCTTCCCCTGTGCCACGGCCCCCAAGATCACAG CTTCGTCATCTTTCCGATCCTCCGACAAGCCCACCCGGACCCCCAGCAGCAGGAGCATGC ctccccTGGACCAGCCGAGCTGCAAGGCCCTGTATGACTTTGAGCCTGAGAACGACGGGGAGCTGGGCTTCCACGAGGGCGACATCATCACGCTGACCAATCAGATCGACGAGAACTGGTATGAGGGCATGCTCCACGGCCAGTCTGGCTTCTTCCCCCTCAGCTACGTGGAGGTGCTAGTGCCGCTGCCCCAGTGA